Proteins co-encoded in one Papaver somniferum cultivar HN1 chromosome 5, ASM357369v1, whole genome shotgun sequence genomic window:
- the LOC113282539 gene encoding cleavage and polyadenylation specificity factor subunit 3-II-like isoform X2, with product MYFTTVDLKQTIQVDKDLQIRAYYAGHVLGAAMFYAKVGDSAFVYTGDYNMTPDRHLGAAQIDRLQLDLVITESTYATTIRDSKYAREREFLKAVHKCVAGGGKVLIPTFALGRAQELCILLDDYWERLNLKIPIYFSAGLTIQANMYYKMLIGWTSQSVKDSYATKNAFDFKHVCSFERSLINAPGPCVLFATPGMLSGGFSLEVFKLWAPSEKNLITLPGYCVAGTVGHKLMSGKPGKIFVDKETQIDVKCQIHQLSFSPHTDAKGIMDLVKFLSPKHVILVHGEKPKMATLKGRIESELQIPCYYPANNESVHIASTQYVKIDASESFIQNCLKPTHKCLKSFSDSNTNDTTTVSSPISEMNKESVAEGFLIMEKTKRAKAVHKGELMPTLSLEEHKIQFAYCCSVNAGTLLLQEQDQHNDELSESLSRGSTISELGNSSNALAQITGSSATKELPLSDQQSQLHLLFLKLSEELVEEKIQEFPDHLQVESFHVSVCQKNNNCPYKIKDFFDVDSLVSFCCKWSLVDQNLAWRVISVIKGLDATTV from the exons ATGTATT TTACAACTGTGGACTTGAAGCAAACTATTCAGGTCGACAAAGATCTTCAAATCCGAGCATACTATGCAGGACAT GTACTTGGTGCTGCGATGTTCTATGCAAAGGTTGGAGATAGTGCTTTTGTGTATACAGGGGATTATAATATGACACCTGACAGACATCTTGGAGCTGCTCAAATAGATCGATTACAGTTAGACCTCGTCATAACAGA GTCTACATATGCAACAACAATACGAGATTCAAAATATGCTCGTGAGAGGGAATTTCTTAAGGCT GTTCATAAATGTGTCGCAGGTGGAGGGAAGGTGTTAATTCCAACATTTGCTTTGGGACGAGCACAG GAGCTTTGCATACTTCTGGATGATTACTGGGAGCGCTTGAATCTGAAGATTCCTATTTACTTCTCTGCTG GTTTAACTATTCAAGCAAATATGTATTATAAGATGCTTATTGGGTGGACCAGCCAAAGTGTCAAAGACTCATATGCCACAAAAAATGCGTTTGATTTCAAACACG TTTGCAGTTTTGAACGTTCGCTCATAAATGCTCCTGGTCCTTGTGTTCTCTTTGCAACTCCTGGGATGCTCAGTGGTGGATTTTCACTTGAAGTTTTCAAGCTGTGGGCTCCATCAGAAAAGAATCTTATTACACTTCCAGG GTATTGTGTGGCTGGAACTGTAGGACATAAGCTGATGTCAGGCAAACCAGGCAAAATATTCGTGGACAAGGAAACTCAAATCGACGTCAAGTGCCAG ATTCATCAGCTATCATTTAGTCCTCATACAGATGCAAAAGGGATTATGGATCTTGTCAAATTCCTGTCTCCGAAACACGTGATACTTGTCCATGGAGAGAAACCAAAGATGGCAACACTGAAAGGAAGAATAGAATCTGAATTGCAGATTCCATGTTATTATCCTGCCAATAATGAATCTGTTCACATCGCTTCAACTCAGTACGTGAAAATAGATGCATCAGAATCATTTATTCAGAATTGCTTAAAGCCGACCCACAAATGTTTAAAAAGCTTCTCTGATTCAAATACCAATGACACAACCACTGTTTCCtcaccaatttcagaaatgaaTAAAGAATCTGTTGCAGAAGGGTTTCTGATAATGGAAAAAACCAAAAGAGCCAAGGCAGTACACAAAGGTGAACTAATGCCAACTTTGTCGCTTGAAGAACACAAGATTCAGTTTGCTTATTGTTGCTCTGTAAATGCTGGTACTCTGTTACTTCAAGAACAAGATCAACATAATGATGAATTGTCAGAATCATTATCTAGGGGATCCACAATTTCTGAATTGGGTAACTCATCAAATGCATTAGCTCAAATCACTGGTTCTTCTGCAACAAAGGAGCTTCCTCTATCTGACCAACAATCTCAGCTTCACCTATTATTTTTGAAACTTTCTGAGGAACTCGTAGAAGAGAAAATACAAGAGTTTCCGGACCATTTACAAGTAGAATCATTTCATGTCTCCGTTTGCCAGAAAAACAATAATTGCCCTTACAAGATCAAGGATTTTTTCGACGTTGATTCGCTAGTATCTTTCTGCTGCAAATGGTCATTGGTTGATCAGAATTTGGCATGGAGAGTCATTTCAGTCATTAAAGGTTTGGATGCAACTACAGTTTAA
- the LOC113282539 gene encoding cleavage and polyadenylation specificity factor subunit 3-II-like isoform X1 has translation MAIDCLVLGAGQEVGKSCVVVTIGEKRIMFDCGMHMGYQDHRRYPEFSLISDSGDFNASLTCVIITHFHLDHVGALAYFTEVCGYNGPIYMTYPTRALSPLMLEDYRKVMVDRRGEEEQFTSDHIMDCMKKVTTVDLKQTIQVDKDLQIRAYYAGHVLGAAMFYAKVGDSAFVYTGDYNMTPDRHLGAAQIDRLQLDLVITESTYATTIRDSKYAREREFLKAVHKCVAGGGKVLIPTFALGRAQELCILLDDYWERLNLKIPIYFSAGLTIQANMYYKMLIGWTSQSVKDSYATKNAFDFKHVCSFERSLINAPGPCVLFATPGMLSGGFSLEVFKLWAPSEKNLITLPGYCVAGTVGHKLMSGKPGKIFVDKETQIDVKCQIHQLSFSPHTDAKGIMDLVKFLSPKHVILVHGEKPKMATLKGRIESELQIPCYYPANNESVHIASTQYVKIDASESFIQNCLKPTHKCLKSFSDSNTNDTTTVSSPISEMNKESVAEGFLIMEKTKRAKAVHKGELMPTLSLEEHKIQFAYCCSVNAGTLLLQEQDQHNDELSESLSRGSTISELGNSSNALAQITGSSATKELPLSDQQSQLHLLFLKLSEELVEEKIQEFPDHLQVESFHVSVCQKNNNCPYKIKDFFDVDSLVSFCCKWSLVDQNLAWRVISVIKGLDATTV, from the exons ATGGCAATTGATTGTCTGGTTTTAG GTGCTGGACAAGAAGTAGGAAAAAGCTGTGTTGTGGTGACAATTGGAGAGAAAAGAATCATGTTTGACTGTGGGATGCATATGGGATACCAAGATCATCGAAGATATCCTGAATTTTCTCTCATTTCTGATTCCGGCGACTTTAATGCCTCTCTAACTTGTGTTATCATCACCCATTT TCACTTGGATCATGTTGGAGCTCTTGCATATTTCACTGAGGTTTGCGGATACAATGGGCCAATCTACATGACT TATCCGACGAGGGCATTGTCTCCATTGATGTTGGAGGATTATCGAAAAGTGATGGTAGATCGAAGAGGAGAGGAAGAACAATTTACATCTGATCATATCATGGATTGTATGAAGAAAG TTACAACTGTGGACTTGAAGCAAACTATTCAGGTCGACAAAGATCTTCAAATCCGAGCATACTATGCAGGACAT GTACTTGGTGCTGCGATGTTCTATGCAAAGGTTGGAGATAGTGCTTTTGTGTATACAGGGGATTATAATATGACACCTGACAGACATCTTGGAGCTGCTCAAATAGATCGATTACAGTTAGACCTCGTCATAACAGA GTCTACATATGCAACAACAATACGAGATTCAAAATATGCTCGTGAGAGGGAATTTCTTAAGGCT GTTCATAAATGTGTCGCAGGTGGAGGGAAGGTGTTAATTCCAACATTTGCTTTGGGACGAGCACAG GAGCTTTGCATACTTCTGGATGATTACTGGGAGCGCTTGAATCTGAAGATTCCTATTTACTTCTCTGCTG GTTTAACTATTCAAGCAAATATGTATTATAAGATGCTTATTGGGTGGACCAGCCAAAGTGTCAAAGACTCATATGCCACAAAAAATGCGTTTGATTTCAAACACG TTTGCAGTTTTGAACGTTCGCTCATAAATGCTCCTGGTCCTTGTGTTCTCTTTGCAACTCCTGGGATGCTCAGTGGTGGATTTTCACTTGAAGTTTTCAAGCTGTGGGCTCCATCAGAAAAGAATCTTATTACACTTCCAGG GTATTGTGTGGCTGGAACTGTAGGACATAAGCTGATGTCAGGCAAACCAGGCAAAATATTCGTGGACAAGGAAACTCAAATCGACGTCAAGTGCCAG ATTCATCAGCTATCATTTAGTCCTCATACAGATGCAAAAGGGATTATGGATCTTGTCAAATTCCTGTCTCCGAAACACGTGATACTTGTCCATGGAGAGAAACCAAAGATGGCAACACTGAAAGGAAGAATAGAATCTGAATTGCAGATTCCATGTTATTATCCTGCCAATAATGAATCTGTTCACATCGCTTCAACTCAGTACGTGAAAATAGATGCATCAGAATCATTTATTCAGAATTGCTTAAAGCCGACCCACAAATGTTTAAAAAGCTTCTCTGATTCAAATACCAATGACACAACCACTGTTTCCtcaccaatttcagaaatgaaTAAAGAATCTGTTGCAGAAGGGTTTCTGATAATGGAAAAAACCAAAAGAGCCAAGGCAGTACACAAAGGTGAACTAATGCCAACTTTGTCGCTTGAAGAACACAAGATTCAGTTTGCTTATTGTTGCTCTGTAAATGCTGGTACTCTGTTACTTCAAGAACAAGATCAACATAATGATGAATTGTCAGAATCATTATCTAGGGGATCCACAATTTCTGAATTGGGTAACTCATCAAATGCATTAGCTCAAATCACTGGTTCTTCTGCAACAAAGGAGCTTCCTCTATCTGACCAACAATCTCAGCTTCACCTATTATTTTTGAAACTTTCTGAGGAACTCGTAGAAGAGAAAATACAAGAGTTTCCGGACCATTTACAAGTAGAATCATTTCATGTCTCCGTTTGCCAGAAAAACAATAATTGCCCTTACAAGATCAAGGATTTTTTCGACGTTGATTCGCTAGTATCTTTCTGCTGCAAATGGTCATTGGTTGATCAGAATTTGGCATGGAGAGTCATTTCAGTCATTAAAGGTTTGGATGCAACTACAGTTTAA